A portion of the Thermodesulfovibrionia bacterium genome contains these proteins:
- a CDS encoding transglycosylase SLT domain-containing protein, which translates to MDINVNKELATVIEASSSLMTATDAQTAPVDVIISSQTTQEYSEQKESEINGLFERFGFNKVVQGSIMFYSDKKKSFSKSLGLASRYIKEMSAVFIEKGMPAELAFLPLIESGYRNHASSDKSASGIWQFIPSTARRYGLKIDSWVDERRDPVKSTVAASEYLSDMYDKFGSWNLALAAYNAGEGKIGMAIKQNKGDDYWKMRGTGYITEETKRFIPSFVAAAAIATYPEKYGFDSIDHAKPLIYDEVVIKASMDLSTVAEFTGAGVEDIKDLNPELKSWCTPLNVSEYNLRIPAGTKESFLSRIAEATEDELFYVKVYRVAAGDTLGKIAKMFHSSVQAIIDINSLGKDAVIVAGRDILVPVNRAEQLKAGKVVYLKPLSKCRNL; encoded by the coding sequence GTGGATATTAATGTAAATAAAGAGCTGGCAACAGTCATTGAGGCTTCATCATCATTGATGACAGCTACGGATGCGCAGACGGCGCCGGTCGATGTGATTATTTCTTCACAGACGACACAGGAATATTCAGAACAGAAAGAATCTGAGATCAATGGTCTCTTTGAAAGATTCGGTTTCAATAAAGTTGTCCAGGGCAGCATCATGTTTTATTCTGACAAGAAAAAATCCTTCAGCAAGAGCCTCGGCCTTGCGAGCAGGTATATCAAAGAAATGTCAGCCGTCTTCATTGAAAAGGGGATGCCTGCGGAACTTGCATTTCTTCCATTGATCGAAAGCGGATACAGGAACCACGCATCTTCAGACAAGAGCGCTTCAGGAATATGGCAGTTCATACCTTCCACAGCCAGAAGGTACGGGTTAAAGATAGATTCGTGGGTGGACGAGAGGCGTGACCCGGTGAAGTCCACTGTTGCAGCTTCTGAATACCTTTCTGACATGTATGACAAGTTCGGCTCATGGAACCTTGCACTTGCAGCATATAACGCAGGGGAAGGCAAGATAGGTATGGCTATAAAACAAAATAAAGGCGATGATTACTGGAAGATGAGGGGGACAGGGTATATTACAGAAGAGACAAAGAGGTTCATCCCTTCATTTGTGGCAGCGGCGGCGATAGCCACATATCCTGAAAAATATGGTTTTGACAGTATCGATCATGCTAAACCTTTAATATATGATGAGGTTGTTATAAAGGCTTCTATGGATCTAAGCACGGTTGCCGAATTTACAGGAGCCGGTGTGGAAGATATAAAAGACCTGAACCCGGAGCTGAAATCCTGGTGCACACCTCTGAATGTATCTGAATATAACCTGCGGATACCGGCAGGAACAAAAGAGTCATTTCTTAGCAGGATCGCTGAGGCCACTGAAGATGAACTCTTTTATGTGAAGGTCTACAGGGTGGCAGCCGGTGATACTTTAGGGAAGATAGCAAAGATGTTCCACTCATCGGTACAGGCGATCATTGATATTAATTCTCTTGGCAAGGATGCAGTGATCGTTGCAGGCAGAGATATTCTTGTGCCGGTAAACAGGGCAGAACAGCTCAAAGCCGGTAAGGTAGTTTATTTAAAACCTCTCAGCAAGTGCAGAAACCTGTAG
- a CDS encoding tetratricopeptide repeat protein — protein sequence MPKAIKKRVVKKTGLDDADVKTMAAHAWDNINGLIKDKKKEATIAVSVAGLIVVISAAFLLYNSSIEKKARGIEMDANKIFYPSQPGSLGEDKLKKALGLYQSSVDTKITPTALFSLGNSYFKLGNYENAIKEYNRFVSKFGKEDEILPLVYQKLASAYSRTGKNDQALDALHKLAALNNGIFKDTALVLEARNYAAAGNNDMALTKYEELAKTFPSSPWKAEATAKIADKNKPVATGTEEKAPK from the coding sequence ATGCCTAAAGCGATAAAGAAAAGGGTCGTTAAAAAAACCGGCCTTGATGATGCAGATGTTAAGACCATGGCCGCTCACGCATGGGATAATATCAATGGCCTTATAAAAGACAAAAAGAAAGAGGCCACAATTGCCGTTTCAGTTGCCGGTTTAATAGTTGTGATATCAGCGGCCTTTCTGCTATACAATTCGTCTATAGAGAAAAAGGCGCGCGGCATTGAAATGGATGCAAATAAGATTTTTTACCCAAGCCAGCCAGGCTCGTTGGGAGAAGATAAGTTAAAAAAGGCGCTTGGCCTCTACCAAAGCTCTGTCGATACCAAAATTACTCCTACAGCCCTCTTCTCACTTGGGAACTCATATTTTAAACTCGGCAATTATGAAAACGCTATCAAAGAATACAACCGTTTTGTCAGCAAGTTTGGCAAGGAAGATGAGATACTCCCGCTTGTCTATCAGAAACTGGCATCTGCTTATTCAAGAACCGGCAAAAACGATCAAGCTCTTGACGCTCTCCACAAGCTCGCTGCTTTGAACAACGGCATATTCAAAGACACCGCTCTTGTACTTGAAGCGAGGAACTACGCAGCTGCAGGGAATAATGATATGGCGCTTACAAAGTATGAAGAGCTTGCAAAAACATTCCCATCCTCGCCATGGAAGGCAGAGGCTACGGCAAAGATAGCTGATAAAAACAAGCCCGTGGCAACCGGCACAGAAGAGAAGGCCCCGAAATAA
- a CDS encoding histidinol phosphate phosphatase domain-containing protein, translated as MIDLHTHTLLSDGALLPSELIQRAYSFGYRAIAITDHVDISNMDFVIPRIAIAAKEIAAQLDIKVLAGAEITHVPPALIGKMVEKARGLGAQIVIVHGETIVEPVIAGTNAAGIEAGADIISHPGLISIDDARKAKEKGVALEITSRKGHSLSNGHVARIALRAGAKLVINTDSHTPDDLITKGFAWRVLRSAGIDEEDIEKVFNNSEELIKKYS; from the coding sequence ATGATTGATCTCCATACCCACACACTCTTAAGCGACGGTGCGCTTCTGCCTTCAGAGCTCATCCAGAGGGCATACAGCTTCGGATACAGGGCTATTGCAATAACAGATCATGTTGATATTTCAAATATGGATTTTGTCATACCGAGAATAGCTATAGCAGCCAAAGAGATCGCGGCACAACTTGATATTAAGGTTTTAGCCGGAGCAGAGATAACTCATGTGCCACCTGCGCTGATCGGCAAGATGGTTGAAAAAGCAAGAGGGCTCGGTGCGCAGATAGTAATAGTCCATGGTGAGACTATCGTAGAACCCGTGATAGCGGGTACTAACGCGGCAGGGATTGAGGCAGGCGCTGATATAATTTCACACCCGGGGCTTATATCTATTGATGATGCCAGAAAGGCAAAAGAGAAGGGCGTTGCACTTGAGATAACATCCAGAAAGGGGCACAGCCTCTCAAACGGCCATGTCGCACGGATTGCGCTAAGGGCAGGCGCAAAACTGGTGATAAATACCGACAGCCACACACCGGACGACCTTATCACCAAAGGATTTGCATGGAGAGTCCTGCGTTCCGCGGGAATTGATGAAGAAGATATAGAGAAGGTCTTTAATAATTCAGAAGAACTTATAAAAAAATACAGCTAA
- a CDS encoding YncE family protein — protein sequence MKRFSIKALTLAIALVALFMILPNYVQAATIWVEAFIDGESYLEIRGNTAQWNHVDAAAPGTWTEVGPPWNNFPTIINSVPWIPEWPEGENPDDCGGDCRSNFFTGVSPALSTTLDQTVTISNSYKVRDSAWIEQSPNSGNDYTLIVGFNDGDGGADWYVIALDVPETEPVTGSRPYAYITNLDSANVSVIDTATDTIVATTPVVGGGPAGVAVNPAGTRVYVTNIGSGNVSVIDTATNIVVDTIAVESQPFGVAVNPTGTRVYVANAASNTVSVINTATNTVVDSVPVGSSPHGIVVNPAGTRVYVANFNTNNVSVINTATNTVVTTVPVGGWPYGIAVNPAGTRVYVTNFHFGSQSVSVIDTATDTVVATVPVGISPVGVAVNPTGTRVYVANMDSDNISVIDTATDTVVDTVTVGNGPHGIAVNPAGTRVYVADRYSNRVSVIATSINEVVETVDVGTGPIAFGLFIGSPPEETDSNSSSSFCFIATAAYGSYFEPNVKVLRDFRDNILLTNRAGKAFVKFYYRTSPPIAGYIAKHENLRTVTRWALTPLVYGIKHPGIAVITLIGLVMIPVVRRRRAKRAGKDL from the coding sequence ATGAAGAGGTTTTCAATTAAAGCGCTTACATTGGCCATCGCCTTAGTCGCACTGTTTATGATCCTTCCGAATTATGTTCAGGCAGCAACAATTTGGGTAGAAGCCTTCATTGATGGGGAGAGCTACCTCGAGATCAGGGGAAATACAGCTCAGTGGAATCATGTAGATGCTGCCGCTCCCGGGACATGGACCGAAGTTGGCCCTCCGTGGAATAATTTCCCGACCATAATTAACTCTGTTCCCTGGATCCCTGAATGGCCTGAAGGTGAGAACCCTGATGATTGCGGCGGCGATTGCCGTTCAAATTTCTTCACCGGGGTCAGCCCCGCCCTGTCAACGACGCTTGATCAAACCGTAACAATATCAAATTCCTATAAAGTGAGAGATAGTGCATGGATAGAACAATCGCCAAACAGTGGCAACGATTACACATTGATTGTCGGTTTTAACGATGGAGATGGCGGAGCAGACTGGTATGTCATTGCATTGGACGTGCCGGAAACAGAGCCGGTAACCGGATCTAGGCCTTATGCCTATATCACAAACCTTGACAGCGCCAATGTCTCTGTTATAGACACGGCAACCGATACAATAGTCGCGACAACGCCAGTAGTAGGGGGTGGTCCTGCCGGCGTTGCAGTGAATCCTGCTGGCACGAGAGTATATGTGACAAACATCGGCAGCGGCAATGTCTCTGTTATAGATACGGCAACCAATATAGTGGTTGATACAATTGCAGTAGAGAGCCAGCCTTTTGGCGTTGCAGTGAACCCGACAGGCACAAGGGTCTATGTGGCAAACGCCGCCAGCAACACCGTCTCTGTCATAAACACGGCAACCAACACAGTGGTTGATTCGGTGCCGGTAGGTAGCAGTCCTCATGGTATTGTAGTGAATCCGGCAGGCACAAGGGTTTATGTGGCAAACTTCAACACTAACAACGTCTCTGTCATAAACACGGCAACTAATACGGTGGTTACCACAGTGCCGGTAGGAGGGTGGCCTTATGGCATTGCAGTAAATCCGGCAGGCACAAGGGTCTATGTAACAAACTTTCACTTCGGCAGCCAAAGTGTCTCTGTCATAGACACGGCAACCGATACAGTAGTTGCCACGGTCCCGGTTGGAATCAGCCCTGTTGGCGTTGCAGTGAACCCGACAGGCACAAGGGTCTATGTGGCAAATATGGACAGCGACAACATATCTGTCATAGACACGGCAACCGATACAGTGGTTGATACCGTGACAGTAGGTAACGGCCCTCATGGTATTGCAGTGAATCCTGCCGGCACAAGGGTGTATGTGGCAGACAGATACAGCAACAGAGTTTCTGTTATAGCCACATCAATTAATGAAGTGGTTGAAACAGTGGACGTAGGAACTGGGCCTATTGCTTTTGGTCTGTTTATCGGCAGTCCTCCGGAAGAAACAGATAGTAACTCTTCAAGCAGTTTTTGTTTTATAGCAACAGCAGCATACGGCAGCTACTTTGAACCCAATGTGAAAGTGCTGAGAGACTTCAGGGACAATATCCTTCTCACAAATAGGGCCGGGAAGGCATTTGTGAAGTTCTATTACAGGACATCTCCACCGATCGCCGGTTATATCGCTAAGCATGAAAACCTCAGAACCGTAACAAGATGGGCGCTTACCCCGTTAGTTTATGGCATAAAGCATCCGGGGATAGCGGTTATAACATTGATAGGGTTGGTGATGATACCTGTTGTAAGGAGAAGAAGGGCAAAGAGAGCAGGGAAAGACCTATAA
- a CDS encoding zinc ABC transporter substrate-binding protein, whose product MKPAKILILPLAFILLISISACQKPADKAVIKEKRLRIITTIPPLYSFTKNIVGNLADVENLLPSGVGPHEYSFKPNDVKRVADARMLIKNGAGLENWLDGMIDLTGAGSLKVIDTSIGVDVINNDPHIWISPKNAMVQVKNITDALIKADPDNGKAYRKNSEDYIAKLKLLDEEISSAASGWSKKDFVSLHSAFLYFAKDYGLRQVGVIIESPDKIPTPGHLKDIMGKIRAAGIKAIFSEPGPHPKAVMMIAKELGVEIYRLDTMEAGDLSSGWYEEKTRANLLVMKMAFDQYYGVSKGNSK is encoded by the coding sequence ATGAAACCAGCCAAAATATTAATCCTACCGTTAGCTTTTATCTTACTCATCAGCATCTCAGCCTGCCAGAAACCTGCTGACAAGGCTGTAATAAAAGAAAAGAGGCTCAGGATAATCACAACAATCCCTCCCCTGTATTCATTCACAAAAAATATAGTCGGAAACCTTGCTGATGTTGAGAATCTGCTGCCTTCAGGTGTCGGGCCGCATGAATACTCTTTCAAACCGAATGATGTAAAGAGGGTTGCAGATGCCCGGATGTTGATCAAGAACGGGGCCGGGCTTGAGAACTGGCTTGACGGCATGATTGATCTTACCGGTGCAGGCAGCTTGAAGGTCATAGACACGAGCATTGGAGTTGATGTCATTAACAATGACCCGCACATCTGGATATCTCCGAAGAATGCGATGGTTCAGGTGAAAAACATTACTGATGCGCTGATAAAGGCTGACCCTGATAACGGCAAGGCGTATAGGAAAAACTCTGAAGATTATATAGCTAAATTAAAGCTTCTTGACGAAGAGATAAGCAGCGCGGCCTCAGGCTGGAGCAAAAAGGATTTTGTCTCTCTGCATTCAGCATTTCTGTATTTTGCCAAGGATTACGGACTAAGGCAGGTTGGTGTTATAATTGAGTCGCCTGACAAGATACCTACACCCGGCCATTTAAAAGATATAATGGGAAAGATCAGGGCTGCAGGCATCAAGGCGATATTTTCCGAACCGGGGCCGCATCCCAAGGCGGTGATGATGATAGCAAAGGAGCTGGGAGTTGAGATATACAGGCTTGACACCATGGAGGCAGGCGATCTTTCTTCAGGATGGTATGAGGAAAAGACAAGGGCCAACCTGCTTGTGATGAAGATGGCTTTTGATCAATATTACGGCGTCTCGAAAGGAAATTCCAAATGA
- a CDS encoding metal ABC transporter ATP-binding protein has product MSILSVENLCVKVNGQHLIENITFSIEKGSIVAIIGPNGAGKTTLVKAILGLMPIAAGSAFLFGELLKGRNFNGRVGYVPQMLEFDRTFPLTVSELLGLTVSPMFSFSLYKKRKEKKNTDTLLRKVGAQDLSQRKIGSLSGGELQRVMIAKAMANNPEILFLDEPASGVDIDGQEKFYDLINRLNKEQGVTVIMISHDLNIVYRFADNVLCMNRKLICTGRPADALTDEVIKSVYGEMMGGYIHSCHEHN; this is encoded by the coding sequence ATGAGCATATTGTCTGTAGAGAACCTCTGTGTCAAGGTCAATGGACAGCATCTCATAGAGAATATAACCTTCTCTATTGAAAAGGGCAGCATAGTTGCCATCATCGGCCCTAACGGTGCAGGAAAAACCACGCTTGTTAAGGCTATCCTCGGGCTTATGCCGATAGCAGCTGGTTCAGCTTTTTTATTCGGCGAACTCTTAAAAGGCAGAAACTTCAACGGCAGGGTCGGTTATGTTCCGCAGATGCTTGAGTTTGACAGGACATTCCCTCTCACAGTATCCGAACTTTTGGGATTGACCGTCTCTCCGATGTTCTCCTTCTCTTTATACAAAAAACGGAAAGAGAAAAAAAATACCGACACGCTCCTCAGAAAGGTCGGGGCGCAGGACCTCTCTCAAAGGAAGATAGGCAGCCTTTCCGGAGGTGAGCTTCAGAGGGTCATGATCGCCAAGGCGATGGCCAATAATCCTGAGATACTCTTTCTGGATGAGCCTGCTTCAGGAGTGGATATAGACGGGCAGGAGAAGTTCTATGACCTCATAAACAGGCTTAATAAAGAGCAGGGCGTGACCGTCATAATGATATCCCATGACCTTAACATCGTTTACCGATTTGCCGATAATGTGCTCTGCATGAACAGAAAGCTGATATGCACCGGAAGGCCTGCAGACGCGCTTACGGATGAGGTCATAAAGAGCGTGTACGGCGAGATGATGGGAGGTTATATACACAGCTGCCATGAACATAATTAG
- a CDS encoding metal ABC transporter permease, whose protein sequence is MNIISDILTYPFMQRALIASVVVGILCSYAGCFVVMRRMAFFSDAIAHAAFAGIAAGMLLNIDYSISSVVVAILIAFFIAYLSEKTTLSNDTAIGIGFSAAIASGMLIIGMLDGYRGDLFGFLFGDILTISNNDLLLLSVVGIIVLSTLVIFLKPLLQIAFNKDIAKVEGTKVRLFEYLLFFVIALVVTVSLKIVGIILVTSLLIVPAASAKNLATNMRQLFGLSITFGVISGIAGLMLSIHFNSPSGPTIVLVSIGIFFLTLLKRKA, encoded by the coding sequence ATGAACATAATTAGCGATATACTGACATACCCGTTCATGCAGAGGGCGTTAATAGCTTCTGTGGTTGTTGGCATTCTATGCTCATACGCGGGCTGCTTTGTTGTGATGCGCAGGATGGCTTTCTTTTCTGACGCGATCGCGCACGCCGCCTTTGCGGGCATTGCTGCTGGTATGCTTCTAAATATCGATTACTCTATCTCATCCGTTGTCGTGGCGATCCTTATAGCCTTTTTTATAGCCTATCTTTCAGAAAAGACAACGCTGTCCAATGATACTGCTATCGGGATAGGTTTCTCCGCTGCGATCGCATCAGGAATGCTGATAATCGGGATGTTAGACGGCTACAGGGGCGATCTCTTTGGATTTCTATTCGGCGATATACTTACTATCAGCAATAACGACCTTCTTCTGCTCTCTGTTGTCGGCATAATAGTCCTCTCAACTCTCGTCATTTTTTTAAAACCGCTTCTTCAGATAGCGTTCAACAAGGACATCGCAAAAGTAGAAGGCACAAAGGTCAGGCTCTTTGAGTACCTGCTCTTCTTTGTCATAGCCCTTGTAGTTACCGTCAGCCTCAAGATAGTCGGCATCATACTTGTGACATCGCTCCTCATCGTGCCTGCCGCTTCGGCAAAGAACCTCGCAACGAACATGAGACAGCTCTTCGGGCTTTCAATAACATTCGGGGTCATATCAGGCATCGCCGGCCTGATGCTCTCCATTCACTTCAACTCACCCTCAGGCCCGACGATAGTGCTTGTCAGCATCGGGATATTCTTTTTGACTCTGCTGAAGAGAAAGGCTTAA
- a CDS encoding YwbE family protein: protein MNGTMRSDIRPGSRVSIVLKQDQRSGKLTEGIVKDILTKSSSHTHGIKVRLQSGELGRVKAIHP, encoded by the coding sequence ATGAACGGCACAATGCGCTCAGACATAAGGCCGGGATCGCGTGTTTCAATCGTGTTAAAGCAAGACCAGCGTTCCGGGAAACTTACAGAAGGTATTGTGAAAGATATCTTAACCAAGTCTTCTTCACATACGCATGGGATCAAAGTCCGTCTGCAAAGCGGAGAATTAGGGCGTGTAAAAGCTATACATCCTTGA
- a CDS encoding M67 family metallopeptidase, whose product MKINKDIIDRIYKHAVESYPDECCGIITGKDDLQILHRCSNIQNELHADDPEGNPRDARTAYAIDRAEAGKIYSEAKENSRDVIAFYHSHIDCDAYFSETDKEAQVVFGEPEFPDAIQIVVSVIKKNICGLKSFKWDSDKKDFVVSQI is encoded by the coding sequence ATGAAGATAAATAAAGACATCATTGACAGGATATATAAGCATGCTGTTGAATCTTATCCTGATGAATGCTGCGGCATCATTACGGGCAAAGACGATCTGCAGATCCTTCACAGGTGCAGCAACATCCAGAATGAGCTTCATGCCGATGACCCTGAGGGAAATCCGAGGGACGCAAGGACGGCATATGCTATTGACAGGGCTGAGGCCGGGAAGATATATTCTGAAGCAAAAGAGAATAGCAGAGACGTTATCGCCTTCTACCACTCGCACATAGACTGTGACGCCTACTTTTCAGAGACAGACAAAGAGGCGCAGGTCGTTTTTGGAGAGCCTGAATTTCCGGACGCTATACAGATCGTGGTCTCAGTGATAAAGAAGAACATCTGCGGCCTGAAGTCATTCAAATGGGACAGCGACAAGAAAGATTTTGTCGTTTCCCAGATCTGA
- a CDS encoding M48 family metallopeptidase, protein MFKRIVFLVLGMCIILSPFVYGFDLGKELLNGIGKVLDTKTGQNKGVSSSPDTEEIAVGRQIAGNLLGASPLVKDNALQKYVNSVGRWVANQSERPDLQWHFGVIESGDVNAFSMPGGYIFVTQGLYLLLQNEAQLAGVLAHEIGHVVRKHHYRVIQQAKVMDFGTKLLSREIGQDNELVQRLIGSGAEVVARGLDKNAEYEADRMGVVLSARAGYDQYALAEVLQQMGHYSKEDDSVKLLFKTHPLPDERLSRLDKSMGYKLDDLKGATVSARFYKLKKK, encoded by the coding sequence ATGTTTAAACGAATTGTTTTTTTAGTCTTAGGCATGTGCATTATCTTATCTCCCTTTGTTTACGGATTTGACCTGGGCAAGGAATTGCTGAACGGGATCGGCAAGGTATTGGACACAAAGACCGGACAAAATAAAGGGGTTTCTTCTTCCCCGGATACAGAAGAGATCGCAGTCGGCCGTCAGATCGCGGGCAATCTTCTTGGGGCATCGCCTTTGGTAAAGGACAATGCCTTGCAGAAGTACGTTAACAGCGTAGGCAGGTGGGTAGCAAACCAGAGCGAGCGGCCTGACCTCCAGTGGCATTTCGGTGTGATAGAGAGCGGCGATGTCAATGCCTTTTCAATGCCAGGAGGTTATATATTCGTTACACAGGGGCTTTACCTGTTACTGCAAAACGAGGCGCAGCTTGCCGGAGTGCTGGCACACGAGATCGGACATGTTGTAAGGAAACACCACTACCGTGTAATACAGCAGGCAAAGGTCATGGACTTCGGGACTAAATTGCTCAGCCGGGAGATAGGGCAGGACAACGAGCTCGTGCAAAGACTTATCGGAAGCGGGGCTGAAGTAGTGGCTCGCGGACTGGACAAGAACGCTGAATATGAAGCAGACCGCATGGGGGTTGTGCTCTCAGCAAGGGCAGGCTATGACCAGTACGCCCTTGCCGAAGTGCTGCAGCAGATGGGACATTACAGCAAAGAGGATGATTCCGTAAAGCTCCTATTCAAGACACATCCGCTTCCGGATGAACGCCTCAGCCGTCTTGACAAGTCAATGGGTTACAAACTGGATGACCTGAAAGGAGCGACCGTCTCAGCCCGTTTTTATAAGCTGAAAAAGAAATAA
- a CDS encoding SH3 domain-containing protein, producing the protein MRTLTKLFFAGLLVCLTVQTGLTAETGSAIKADVIKAEPFRDAKTVGSLASGSKVTIVKRDGGWMLISAPKKGWVRMLSIRLGSGTSASGTKTSSVLALASGRAGTGNVVSSTGIRGLNEEDLKNAKFNAKELELAESFIVNKKDAEQFAAKAQLKARSVAYLSE; encoded by the coding sequence ATGAGAACTTTAACAAAGTTGTTTTTTGCAGGATTATTGGTCTGCCTTACGGTGCAGACAGGCCTGACAGCCGAGACCGGCTCTGCTATTAAGGCAGATGTGATAAAGGCTGAACCCTTTCGGGACGCAAAGACGGTTGGCTCACTCGCTTCCGGCAGCAAGGTGACCATTGTCAAAAGGGACGGGGGCTGGATGCTGATCTCAGCTCCTAAAAAAGGATGGGTAAGAATGTTGAGCATACGCCTCGGCAGCGGCACATCTGCTTCAGGAACAAAAACGTCAAGCGTCTTAGCGCTGGCTTCAGGAAGGGCCGGGACCGGAAATGTGGTCTCATCAACCGGCATCCGCGGCCTCAATGAAGAAGACCTGAAGAACGCAAAGTTTAATGCAAAAGAACTTGAGCTTGCAGAATCGTTCATTGTCAATAAAAAAGATGCAGAACAGTTTGCCGCAAAGGCGCAGCTTAAAGCGCGCAGCGTGGCTTATCTGTCTGAATAG
- a CDS encoding CHASE2 domain-containing protein has product MNWLTDIIQSLWIKISRRLKASSYVYLYLAVVFTFVVLADSLLLNRTAKMKQASFDLMIRNRIVVSKPDPDIVIVDINEASLSAMAKEYGRWPWPRQVMGEFLEQIEKQRPKAVIFDILFSDPDVYNPDSDAYFNDAVNKTDNTFFTVLRLDPQNDNLSSILPEHIPGTTRIPGEIAENKPIAVVLPFFEAAIKGGRLGINNIYPDSDGVARQYTVHRKDYGWLIPSLPARVVTWLGIKLPDRDDILINWRGKPFTYHYAGFADVFWDMTSKYHKRPQDEFTGKIVIIGSTAAGLFDVKPTPMDSLHPGVEILATAIDNLKHDDYLRVPNTGLSNLLLALLIIWGTTIAFFKNVGQEKLARIFGASQFMLIGISYASINLMTTYINLTGPVMFGVAYFTCAKIYYFSTGKILEKSAVMSSVASEGELYAALMLIQTGGEMKSSGERAVAAIRHSLEKHGIQAKNVETVKGSQKGIWGLFEGTIAVSWTCGFNDERTKGLIREEVKEVEEASAELRQTKGWKAGVMSVIFHEGRIDGGEHARDGWVLLFGEALMRLNEAGRTKV; this is encoded by the coding sequence ATGAACTGGCTCACAGATATCATTCAGAGTTTGTGGATTAAGATAAGCAGGCGACTGAAGGCAAGCTCCTACGTTTACCTTTACCTTGCCGTGGTCTTTACGTTCGTTGTTTTAGCTGACAGCCTTCTGTTGAACCGGACAGCGAAGATGAAGCAGGCATCCTTTGACCTTATGATAAGGAACAGGATCGTGGTCAGCAAACCTGATCCTGATATCGTTATAGTGGACATTAACGAGGCGAGCCTTTCTGCTATGGCTAAAGAATACGGCCGATGGCCATGGCCGCGGCAGGTCATGGGAGAGTTTCTTGAGCAGATAGAAAAACAGCGCCCAAAGGCTGTTATCTTTGATATCCTCTTCTCTGACCCTGATGTGTACAATCCTGACAGCGACGCTTATTTTAATGACGCCGTCAATAAGACCGATAACACATTTTTCACAGTCCTTCGCCTTGACCCTCAAAATGACAATTTAAGCAGCATCCTTCCTGAACATATCCCCGGCACAACACGCATTCCAGGTGAGATTGCGGAGAACAAACCGATCGCTGTTGTCCTGCCATTCTTTGAAGCGGCTATCAAGGGCGGACGGCTGGGCATCAACAATATATATCCCGACAGTGACGGGGTAGCACGTCAATATACTGTGCATCGAAAGGATTACGGCTGGCTCATTCCATCCCTGCCTGCGCGCGTTGTAACATGGCTTGGGATAAAGCTGCCGGATAGAGATGATATCCTTATCAATTGGCGCGGCAAGCCTTTTACTTATCATTACGCAGGCTTTGCCGATGTATTTTGGGACATGACGAGCAAGTACCACAAACGGCCGCAGGACGAGTTTACCGGTAAGATCGTCATTATCGGCTCCACGGCAGCCGGGCTTTTTGATGTAAAACCCACGCCCATGGACAGCCTTCATCCCGGGGTGGAGATACTCGCGACTGCGATCGACAACCTCAAACATGACGATTATCTCCGTGTGCCCAACACCGGGCTTTCAAATCTTCTGCTCGCCCTCCTGATCATCTGGGGCACGACTATAGCATTTTTTAAAAATGTCGGGCAGGAGAAGCTCGCACGCATCTTCGGGGCTTCCCAATTCATGCTTATCGGGATCTCATACGCAAGCATCAACCTGATGACCACATATATAAACCTGACCGGGCCTGTCATGTTTGGAGTTGCCTATTTTACATGCGCAAAAATATATTACTTTTCCACCGGAAAGATTCTTGAAAAAAGCGCTGTCATGTCTTCTGTGGCGTCTGAAGGGGAGCTATATGCGGCGCTTATGCTGATACAAACCGGCGGAGAGATGAAATCCTCAGGAGAAAGAGCGGTTGCAGCTATACGCCATAGTCTTGAAAAACACGGGATACAGGCGAAGAATGTAGAGACGGTGAAGGGCTCGCAGAAAGGGATATGGGGTTTATTTGAGGGGACGATAGCTGTATCATGGACATGCGGGTTTAATGATGAAAGAACAAAGGGCCTTATCAGGGAAGAAGTAAAAGAAGTGGAAGAGGCGTCTGCTGAACTCCGGCAGACAAAAGGCTGGAAGGCGGGAGTGATGTCGGTTATTTTTCATGAAGGGAGAATTGACGGAGGCGAGCATGCCAGGGACGGGTGGGTCTTGCTTTTTGGCGAGGCGCTGATGCGCCTGAACGAAGCGGGGAGGACAAAAGTATGA